A segment of the Salminus brasiliensis chromosome 1, fSalBra1.hap2, whole genome shotgun sequence genome:
CTGAGCTTTTCACCTCCAACCAAAGCCACACACttatgtaaaatattatatttactattaaataataataattattatgattaaatagtaatattaataaaattaataattaaacataAGTCTTACAAATCATGTGCTTTTTCTGAGAATCGTTAATCAGCATGCGCTAAATCCCTCCGAACTGACCAAGGCTGAGGTGATTTTGCTGTTCCGGACGCTGAGAGCCTCATGGAGGCGCCTGGAAGGAGCGATCCATTCCTTGTTTAATGTGAGATGTAGCTCCTACTATAAACAAGAAGGGCATCACGTGCTCAGGGAAGATTATGAAAAGCAGTCActccacacatacactcacacacacactcacacacactctcatacacacccGTGGAAAAACAGATGGCCTTGCTTGCTCATAAAAGTCACTCCGGGTTTATGGACCtcatttatttgtattcattACTTAGGCAGCAGGAACTACCTATCAAACTCGAGGGGCTGAACTAGCGGCTGGTCTGACCAAGAAAGAGGTATTACGAGAAACGCGGTCCAGGAAAAAGCTAAAAGTCCTGCAGAGGGTGTTAATGGATTCATTCTGATGAATCTCGAGTGATGTCGGCAGGACAGCCGTGACGGAAAAGGAAAGACAGGAAGGAGAAGAACTCTGGCTGAATCACTCCTGGTTTTAACGTAAGTACTCCTGCATTGTATAATCATTCATAACTGAGAACTTCAGTTTGTAGTGTGTATTAACCATAATGTTCATAGGCTTGTAAAGTGAGATGGTCAGTGAAACACATTGGGGCCTGTTGACTGTACCTGGAAGTTAAAACTGAGAGGAAAGTTATAAAACAGGACAAAGATATTAAtgtaaaagaataaataattaaaaaatacatacgcataattaaataataaacacaaaaaataaatgttttttaaaggaAGTTTAAAAAGATTAGCTTTAAGTAACTTACCTAAACAACCTAAAACATAGAAGTCTCCTCCCCTATAAAGAAATGCacagtttatttactgaatcCAACATGTTCTGAAACATATATAAATGTGGTGTGAacaaagtttttatttttgtcagttttgtaaaattcagaaaataatgTTTTGTCTAAAATAGCAAAGAAAAATCCATATTTAAATAGTTGTGTTATTGTTTACTTATTTTCTCTTAGAATATCAGGTTGTCCAAACTTAtgactatacatacacacatatttatcATTGCTGTTCCACAAAAAAATGCCCATCTCAattatttttgatgttttttaccTTCTGACATAATTTTAGTCTGTTTTATTGTGTCAAAaaaatgaccaatagaaatgcttcaaaatgacctgaaacttttgttttgtttacgtCCAATAAAacttaaccctttaaagtcAAGTGTATTACATTTGACGTTTGAGACATCTGCAACATCTGTatgataattaaataatgattttttttaaataattcttaaataatgtatatataataataataattataaatgtatatatacatatataatcgattatatacataaataaatcaaatcagatacatgttttccATCCCCTGGTGGATTATCTGTGAACTGACTCTTCTAGAAACAAACGCTTTACTAAAATAATACATCCACATTGTTCTAAAGGCAGCCCAGAGGATATATACTCTGTCCATAAATGTCTGTATAGACAGATATTGAGGTTCTACTCATTTACTAAACATCACGTCTTGCTGCATAAATGTTTCTTAGGACATATTGACCACTCTGAGTTATAAGGAGTTCTGAGGTCTGAGCTCCAATCTCATCAAATCTATCAGTTGCATAAGTGTAGGTGGCCTTTTCAAGGACAGGCTGATGGTCGTTAACTCCCCATCTTCTCCTCATCCGTTTCTCAGAGCTATGGTGTCTGGGCAAGTGATCCTATCTGTCTACATCCTCACCTTCTTGATTGGCCTGCCAGCAAACGTGCTCGCCTTCTATGCCTTCGTCAAGAAGATCTGCGAGAAGCCCACTCCCACTGACATCCTGCTGCTCAACCTGACCATCTCCGACCTCCTGTTCCTGCTCTTCCTGCCCCTGAAGATGTACGAGGCGGCGTCGCAAATGCGGTGGTTCCTCCCCGGCTACCTGTGCCCCATCACCACCTTCGTCTTCTTCTCCACCATCTACACCAGCTCGGTCCTGCTGATGGCCGTCAGCGTGGACCGCTACCTATGCGTGGCCTTCCCCGTCCAGTACAAGGTCCATCGCAAGCCCCTCTATGGTGTCATCTGCAGCGGCTTCATTTGGATCACCACCTCCACCCACCTCTGCTTCGTCTACATCGTGGACCACCTGACCAGAGGCGAGAATCCCGCCCAGGACTGCTACAACAACTTCACCCAGTCTCAGCTGGATGTGGTGCTGCCCATGCGGCTGGAGCTGTGCCTGGTCCTCTACGTCCTCCCGCTCCTGGTTTGTACCTTCTGCTACACGAGGTTCATCCTGATCCTCCGGCGGACGTCCAGTCTCAACGAAGGGAAGCGGAGGAGGGCGGTGGGCATGGCTGTGGGCACGCTGCTGGTCTTCGTCTTGTGCTTCCTGCCCTACAACGTCACGCACATTCAGGGGTTCATCATCCAGAAAGACGTACCCTGGAGGTCCGAAGCCTTGCTGCTCACCACGGTCAACACGGTCTTCGACCCCATCACTTTTTATTTCTCCTCGGCTGCTTTCCAAGGAAATCTGAAGGCTCTGCTGAGGCAGGGGGTTAAGACCACTTACCCCGGCGCTGGGATAACTAACGTCAGCACTATTCAGAATGCAGTGAGGCAAGCTGGTCAGACTGGAAACATGCAAAGCAACCATCAGGGTGAACCACAGTGGCAACAGAGAGACGACTGGTCTCGTCAGGCTATCTGATGCTAAAGCTGATTTTTCTGAGCTACGGTTAAGTGAAGGACCTCTACAGGAGTGGACAAAATATTGGAAACAGTGTATGAAAAAGAAGACCTCACGTTTTCAAGGCAAGGTACCAAGGCAGTTGCCCATGTTGGGCTGTTCCAGCATTTCAAGAGCCTCTCAAGCTAACCAAAATGAGACAGTCCTGCGATGCTGGTTTCAGTACAGTTCCTTTGTGGTTCTTTTTGCCTTACGGTTAAAGAACCTCACGGCCTGTCATACGTACATTGCCACAGTCTCGCTAAATAGCTGCTGTGGTTCCTCCTGTGGTGTTGTGTGATCTCATGAAGAGGCTGCAGTTCTGATATTGTGCTGCAATGAAGCCACAAGAGGTTTAAAGTATTTAACAAACAGCCTCCTGTGGGTTATTGCTTTTATCCACCATCTACCCAAGGTATGGTTAAATGGCAGCATTCCAATCCATGATGGTTTAATCAACAACATTAATGGTTTTAATGGGATTTTAATGGGTTTTTAACTCCTGAATCACTGTCCGTTTACTTTAGACATAGAGGGACGTCTGTTTCTAGACGTCTTTTTAACGACCTgcttttgactttttttaacCAAATGTCAACCGTGTTGAGACGTCAGGCAAAGTCAGCAACGTTTCTGCGAGTTTTGAGCGCTGGAGTTCCCCTGTAGAGCTTGCTTCCACTGTGAACACAGAAGGCCCAGAGATCACACAGAGTCTAAAGGAGGTCAGATAGCAGGTGACAGGACGCTCTGCCTCTGCTCTGTGATAAAGAGACAACGAACTGCAGAACCGTTGAGGGTGACAGTGTTAAAAATCTCCGGCCCGTAATGCTTTCATGGAAAACTGCTCTGAATAACAGTGATCACATGAACTGATGTGATAACTAATCTTTACTCATGGTTAGTCATGGGGTGTTGGGTTTCCGGTTGTGTCACTGAGTCACTGCCTATTTGCTAATTTCTGCAAAGCTATCACCACAGATATGACCGAAAATGTGATTCCCCACCTCAGCAAACAACAGCCATCAATAGTTACATTTCCCTCTAAACGGcaattgttttaataataaattgacaaaagtattgggccaCCTTCgttattcattgttttcttctgacatcaagtgtattaaaaacaagcttatcctgcttttgttgaagtagctgtctctactgtccaaggaacaCTATCTACTCGATTTTGGAGCACTCacagtgctgtgaggatttgattgcactgagcgacaagagcattactgaggtcaggatgctggatgatcatcagcacccaacctcatcatccccaactctcagactcatcccaaaagtactggaatgatggagcatTAACCATCTGTCATTCCAGAGAGTatagctcttccactgctcaatgctgctgctggggggctttatactcctctactagcccatgcctggcattaggcagcattagTGGGGCTTGAAAAGTggatacttctctacagggactagacaagctgtgggtgcaacttaaagtagcgaAGGTACTCtttagaaagagtgtccacaaatatttggacattacACTGAAGATTACACTTGCTAAGATATC
Coding sequences within it:
- the LOC140537211 gene encoding free fatty acid receptor 2-like, with the protein product MVSGQVILSVYILTFLIGLPANVLAFYAFVKKICEKPTPTDILLLNLTISDLLFLLFLPLKMYEAASQMRWFLPGYLCPITTFVFFSTIYTSSVLLMAVSVDRYLCVAFPVQYKVHRKPLYGVICSGFIWITTSTHLCFVYIVDHLTRGENPAQDCYNNFTQSQLDVVLPMRLELCLVLYVLPLLVCTFCYTRFILILRRTSSLNEGKRRRAVGMAVGTLLVFVLCFLPYNVTHIQGFIIQKDVPWRSEALLLTTVNTVFDPITFYFSSAAFQGNLKALLRQGVKTTYPGAGITNVSTIQNAVRQAGQTGNMQSNHQGEPQWQQRDDWSRQAI